A portion of the Sulfuriferula sp. AH1 genome contains these proteins:
- a CDS encoding YfhL family 4Fe-4S dicluster ferredoxin — protein MSLMITDECINCDVCEPECPNEAISQGDSIYEIDPNKCTECVGHYDAPQCVEVCPVDCIPVGIEETHDQLMDRYLHLTGQKA, from the coding sequence ATGTCGCTAATGATTACTGATGAATGCATCAATTGTGATGTGTGTGAGCCGGAATGTCCTAACGAAGCGATTTCTCAGGGCGATTCGATTTATGAAATCGATCCCAATAAATGCACGGAATGCGTCGGCCACTATGATGCGCCCCAATGTGTCGAAGTCTGTCCGGTAGATTGTATTCCGGTCGGAATCGAAGAGACGCATGATCAACTGATGGATCGTTATCTGCACCTGACCGGACAGAAAGCCTGA